One region of Zingiber officinale cultivar Zhangliang chromosome 7B, Zo_v1.1, whole genome shotgun sequence genomic DNA includes:
- the LOC122004768 gene encoding premnaspirodiene oxygenase-like, translating to GRGGVGEGRLPPGPSKLPIIGSLHLLRKGLLHRTLRDLAGVHGPLMLVRLGQVDLAVASSPEAAMQITKAHDLNFAYRPQLLSPSILCYGCTDIGFAPYGGYWRQIRKICATELFNANRVKSFFAIRAEELAKLLRVAAEAAEDGRPLNVNHELTTLSNNVVCRASFGFKCPEQDALIAIIKDVMMLASGFCVGDLFPSLKLVDLISGLASKLKKLHRKADEILDAAIEEHQKNQSEGDEKDLLDILLLLKDDGTMEIPITFDNIKAVILDIFTGGTETSSTVVEWTMSELMRNPEVMAKAQAEVREVMRRRPRGLVNEEVVGELHYLKLVIKESLRLHPPLPLLVPREAKETCRVLDYDLPAGTRVVINAWALGRDPSYWGDDAEQFRPERFEGTAFDFRGNHLEYLPFGAGRRICPGIAFGMATVDLALAQMLFYFDWELPRRAGATSPPEELNMEELFGSSVVRKEELRLVPVFRYPLPPRELMQ from the exons gggagaggtggcgtcggtgagg GCCGCCTCCCGCCAGGGCCATCGAAGCTCCCCATCATCGGTAGCCTCCACCTCCTCCGCAAAGGCCTCCTCCACCGCACCCTGCGCGACCTCGCCGGCGTCCACGGCCCCCTCATGCTCGTCCGCCTCGGCCAAGTCGACCTCGCCGTGGCGTCCTCCCCTGAGGCCGCAATGCAGATCACCAAGGCCCACGACCTCAACTTCGCCTACCGCCCTCAGCTCCTCTCCCCTTCCATCCTCTGCTACGGCTGCACAGACATCGGCTTCGCCCCCTACGGCGGCTACTGGCGCCAGATCCGCAAGATCTGCGCCACCGAGCTCTTCAACGCCAATCGCGTCAAGTCCTTCTTCGCCATCCGCGCGGAGGAGCTCGCCAAGCTGCTGCGCGTCGCGGCGGAGGCGGCGGAAGATGGCCGGCCGCTGAACGTGAACCACGAGCTGACGACGCTGTCGAACAACGTCGTCTGCCGCGCCTCCTTCGGCTTCAAATGCCCCGAGCAGGACGCGCTCATTGCCATCATAAAGGACGTCATGATGCTCGCCTCCGGCTTCTGCGTCGGCGATCTTTTCCCGTCGCTGAAGCTGGTGGACTTGATCTCCGGCCTCGCCTCCAAGCTGAAGAAGCTTCACCGCAAAGCCGACGAGATTCTTGACGCGGCCATCGAAGAGCACCAAAAGAACCAGAGCGAAGGCGATGAGAAAGATCTCCTGGACATTCTGTTGCTCCTTAAAGACGATGGAACCATGGAGATCCCAATCACATTCGACAACATCAAAGCTGTGATTTTG GACATCTTCACCGGAGGAACAGAGACCTCATCGACAGTCGTGGAGTGGACAATGTCAGAGCTGATGAGGAACCCCGAGGTGATGGCGAAGGCCCAAGCAGAAGTGCGAGAAGTGATGCGGAGGAGACCAAGGGGTCTCGTCAACGAGGAAGTCGTCGGCGAGCTCCATTACCTGAAGCTGGTGATCAAAGAGAGCCTGCGACTGCACCCGCCTCTGCCTCTCCTCGTGCCGAGGGAGGCTAAGGAGACGTGTCGGGTGCTGGACTACGATCTGCCGGCGGGAACGAGGGTGGTGATCAACGCGTGGGCGCTGGGGAGGGACCCGAGCTACTGGGGCGACGACGCCGAGCAGTTCCGGCCGGAGAGGTTCGAGGGCACCGCGTTTGACTTCCGAGGGAACCACCTGGAGTACTTGCCGTTCGGCGCCGGGAGGAGGATATGCCCCGGCATAGCGTTCGGGATGGCGACGGTGGATCTGGCGTTGGCACAGATGCTGTTCTACTTCGACTGGGAGCTACCGAGAAGAGCAGGGGCGACGTCGCCGCCGGAAGAACTGAACATGGAGGAGCTATTCGGCTCGAGCGTGGTGAGGAAGGAGGAGCTCCGCCTAGTGCCGGTGTTTCGATATCCCTTACCGCCTAGAGAATTAATGCAATAA